From Eptesicus fuscus isolate TK198812 chromosome 14, DD_ASM_mEF_20220401, whole genome shotgun sequence, one genomic window encodes:
- the SNX10 gene encoding sorting nexin-10 isoform X1 translates to MLPEEQKEEFVSVWVRDPRIQKEDFWHSYIDYEICIHTNSMCFTMKTSCVRRRYREFVWLRQRLQSNALLVQLPELPSKNLFFNMNNRQHVDQRRQGLEDFLRKVLHNALLLSDSSLHLFLQSHLNSEDIEACVSGQTKYTVEEAIHKFALMNRRFPEEDEDGEQENNIDYGSESSSSGFGHSSDDSSSHGCKMSTAPQES, encoded by the exons GAGTTCGTGAGTGTCTGGGTTCGAGATCCTAGGATTCAGAAGGAGGACTTCTGGCATTCCTACATCGACTATGAAATCTGTATTCAC ACCAATAGCATGTGCTTTACAATGAAAACATCCTGTGTACGAAGAAGATACAGAGAATTTGTGTGGCTGAGGCAGAGACTCCAGAGTAATGCATTGCTGGT ACAACTGCCGGAACTTCCATCTAAAAACCTGTTTTTCAACATGAACAATCGCCAGCATGTGGACCAGCGGCGCCAGGGCTTGGAAGATTTCCTCAGAAA GGTCCTGCACAACGCGCTCCTGCTTTCCGACAGCAGCCTGCACCTCTTCTTGCAGAGCCACCTGAATTCAGAGGACATCGAGGCGTGCGTTTCTGGGCAGACGAAGTACACGGTAGAGGAAGCAATTCACAAGTTCGCCTTGATGAACAGACGCTTCCCTGAAGAGGATGAAGACGGGGAACAAGAGAACAATATAGATTATGGTTCGGAAAG TTCATCCTCCGGGTTTGGACACAGTAGCGATGACAGCAGTTCGCATGGGTGTAAAATGAGCACAGCTCCGCAGGAATCCTGA
- the SNX10 gene encoding sorting nexin-10 isoform X2, with protein sequence MKSVFTQLPELPSKNLFFNMNNRQHVDQRRQGLEDFLRKVLHNALLLSDSSLHLFLQSHLNSEDIEACVSGQTKYTVEEAIHKFALMNRRFPEEDEDGEQENNIDYGSESSSSGFGHSSDDSSSHGCKMSTAPQES encoded by the exons ATGAAATCTGTATTCAC ACAACTGCCGGAACTTCCATCTAAAAACCTGTTTTTCAACATGAACAATCGCCAGCATGTGGACCAGCGGCGCCAGGGCTTGGAAGATTTCCTCAGAAA GGTCCTGCACAACGCGCTCCTGCTTTCCGACAGCAGCCTGCACCTCTTCTTGCAGAGCCACCTGAATTCAGAGGACATCGAGGCGTGCGTTTCTGGGCAGACGAAGTACACGGTAGAGGAAGCAATTCACAAGTTCGCCTTGATGAACAGACGCTTCCCTGAAGAGGATGAAGACGGGGAACAAGAGAACAATATAGATTATGGTTCGGAAAG TTCATCCTCCGGGTTTGGACACAGTAGCGATGACAGCAGTTCGCATGGGTGTAAAATGAGCACAGCTCCGCAGGAATCCTGA